A genome region from Streptomyces antimycoticus includes the following:
- a CDS encoding aldo/keto reductase → MMTTTPDTVRLPSGERIPLLGQGTWHIGDDPRRRADEIAALRHGLDLGMTLVDTAEMYGSGASEELVGEAIADRRDEVFLVSKVLPGHADRSGTIAACEDSLRRLDTDRLDLYLLHWRGRIPLEETLEAFAELTDSGKIRHWGVSNFDVSDMTDLVSTPGGDGVAADQVLYNLTRRGVEYDLMPWCHRRHIPLMAYSPIEQGRLPRSGALREVARAHGATPAQVALAWVLRQGVAAIPKAGRVDHVEENHAALDLELAPEDLDALDRAFPPPTGPVPLEVL, encoded by the coding sequence ATGATGACCACCACACCGGACACCGTCCGGCTGCCCTCGGGGGAGCGGATCCCGCTGCTCGGCCAGGGCACCTGGCACATCGGTGACGACCCCCGGCGCCGCGCCGACGAGATCGCGGCGCTGCGGCATGGACTCGACCTCGGGATGACGCTCGTGGACACGGCCGAGATGTACGGCAGCGGCGCTTCCGAGGAACTCGTCGGAGAGGCGATCGCCGACCGCCGTGACGAGGTCTTCCTGGTCAGCAAGGTACTCCCCGGCCATGCCGACCGCAGTGGCACCATTGCGGCCTGTGAGGACAGCCTGCGGCGGCTCGACACGGACCGGCTTGATCTGTACCTGCTGCACTGGCGGGGGCGGATCCCGCTGGAGGAGACCCTCGAAGCCTTCGCCGAACTGACCGACAGCGGCAAGATCCGCCACTGGGGTGTGAGCAACTTCGACGTCTCCGATATGACGGACCTCGTCTCCACCCCCGGTGGCGACGGTGTCGCCGCCGACCAGGTGCTCTACAACCTCACCAGGCGCGGTGTCGAGTACGACCTCATGCCCTGGTGCCACCGGCGCCACATCCCCCTGATGGCCTATTCGCCCATTGAGCAGGGACGCCTGCCGCGCTCCGGTGCGCTGCGGGAGGTCGCACGGGCCCATGGCGCGACGCCCGCGCAGGTGGCGCTGGCGTGGGTGCTCAGGCAGGGGGTGGCGGCGATCCCCAAGGCCGGGCGGGTCGACCATGTCGAGGAGAATCACGCCGCGCTGGATCTGGAGCTCGCCCCGGAGGACCTGGACGCTCTGGACCGCGCCTTCCCTCCGCCCACGGGGCCCGTGCCCCTCGAGGTCCTTTGA